The genomic stretch TTTCTCCCTGCAGAAGCACTGCCCCAGGTGCCCTTTGAGCAGGTTCCTCAGTGTGCgagaggctgctgtgcctgaaCACTGGTGACTGAAGCTCCTCTGCACTGGCAATTTGATTTTTCATCATTTCACCAGCACTGATTAGATGCACATCATGCACTGATTCCCTTTCCTTTGATTCCAGAGCCTTCGTCCGTCTCCGCAGCTTCATCATGCCTCGGgaggtttggggctttttctccACAGGGACAGGCCTGATGGTCCCACAGCACAGGTTTTCCTGGCTTGCCTGAAAGCTTTCTGCAAAGGAGCTGTCGTGCGGGCTAACCTCATCACTGGAGAATTCTGGAATGTGCTTAACTGTGTCAGATGTTGTCTTCTCCGTGTCAGCACCAGAGCAGGTTTCAGTCTGTAACTGAGAGGGCCCATCTCTGTCAGCACTAGGAGATGTGTTATCTCTAGaacctgggggaaaaaatgccaCACGTGTAAAGTACTCCTGAAGTCCTGTCCAAGAAAAACATCACACGGTAAAATCAGGCTTTGTTATCAGGGAAAGATGGGGATCTTACAGTCAGGATCGGAGCACTGCAGACCTGGTgaggagggaagcagagcagacATTACTGCAGAGCAcggctcagcccagggcaagGGCCGTGTGGGGCAGTGGATGTGGCCACAGTGGccgaggggacagcggggcccGGAGTGAGGGTCAGCAGGGCCGGGTGCAGGATGGTCCGTGGGGGCAACAGCGGCCACCGGGTCCCCGGGTtctcccacagccctgtcctgggggacTGCCTGCGgctcccagctggggcaggcGCCCCGTTCTCGCCGGCTCCTACCTGAGGCGCCCCGTTCTCTCCGACTCTCACCTGGAGCACCCCGTTCTCCCCGGCTCCCACCTGGGGGGCTCCGCTCCCGCCGGCCGTGGCTCCTGGCTCGCTCGGCTCGCCGTGCCCGCTGCGGACACACAAGACCCGGCGGGGCTGGTACCGGCTGGCGGTGCCCCGGtgctcccggcccggcccggcccggcccgctcCGCTCACCCGCAGCCGGATGACGGTCTCGCTGTACTCCCGCCTCAGCAGCGCCAGCTTCTCCCGCAGCTGCAAGAGACACCCGTCGGGATGGGCCCGGGacggtcccggtcccggtcccgccGCCCCGGCCGGCCCCGCACCTTCTCCTTGTCGGCGCCGCTCAGGGCCGCCGCTGCCGGCGGGGCCTCCATGGCAAccggggcgcggcgggcgcggcgggcgcggcggaGGTGACGCGGCGGAAGCGGCGCTcagggccgggcggggcggccATGGAGCTCAGCGAGATGCTCTACAACAAGTCCGAGTACATCGAGACGGTGCGGGGCCGCGGGCAGCGGGGGCATGGGGCTCGGGGGGCCGCGGGGCCGAGCTGGGCGcgccggggggcggcggggcccgggaCAGCCACCGTGACCGCCCGTTCTCCCCGCAGGCCTCCGGCAACAAGGTGAGCCGGCAGTCCGTGCTGTGCGGCAGCCAGAACATCGTCCTCAACGGCAAGGTGAGCGCCGGGCGGCGGCTGCCGTGCCCCCGGCGGTGCCCGTGGCACTCAGCGCTGCTGCGGGGGAGCACCGCCGGCTGCTGCCAGCGGCCCGTGCTGCTTTCGAGCAGCGCcatcctgctctgtgcctgagcCCGGTCTGTAATGCTCACTGGCGCCCCTAAAGCAAGGGAATCTTGCTGGAGTGCCGGGCCTCGGCATGAGCTTGTGTAATAAGTGCCGGCAAAGGGAGCGGGTTTACGTGTGTGTCCTTCTGCAGACAATCGTTATGAACGACTGCATCATCCGCGGGGACCTGGCGAACGTGCGGGTGGGCCGGCACTGCGTGGTGAAGAGCCGCAGCGTCATCAGGCCGCCCTTCAAGAAGTTCAGCAAAGGGTAAGAGTCCCCTGCCCCTTCCTTCAGGGAGATACCTGAAAAATCTGTCAGCTTGACTGAGTCTTGTGTTCCGAGAGCTCTGTTACTTTTGCAGCAATTTGCAGAAATGATCTCTCAAACCTGCTTTTTTCTCAGATGCTGAGCTGTGCCTTGGGGGTTGGTGTTCCAACCCTCTGTTGGATGGAAAGGGATAGATTAGAATAGTAAAGTGAAGAGCATGTTTcaatttctgtgtgtttattcACAACATCTTCCTTCTCATTTGGGCCATCCTTTAGAGTGCAGAAACCCAGAAACTGTTCTGCCTCCCTTAGCACTGGATCCACATCTATTAATCCATCTGGGGACAGGAGACTCCACAGGGTCTAGCAGTGTCAGTTTGTTTGCTGGACACATACAAATACTCTACTCTCCTGTTGCAGGGTGGCTTTCTTCCCTCTGCACATTGGTGACCATGTCTTCATAGAAGAGGACTGTGTTGTCAACGCGGCCCAGATCGGCTCCTATGTGCACATAGGCAAGAACTGTGTCATTGTGAGTgccatttctgtattttctgtgaaCTCCTGCGTGCTGCTGAGGCCTTgtgacagcagctgagaggTGTCTGCACCAGCTGGCTAGAGCAGGctcagcatctctgtgctgtTCCTTCCTGCTCCTCGTCCTTCTCTGCAGGAAGCTGAGCTTTCAGGTTTACTTCTCTGTGGACagcatgttcagctgctgctggctgcagaatCCATCCCAGGTGTTGTCCCTGTGGCTAATGGCATTGCCTGGGGGAGGCAGCCTGGCCACAGTGTACAAGTGGAATTGTGTTTCTGTGTAAATAAGACCAAATAGTCaaggctgctgtgtgctgagctAGAGAAGGCCTTGCTGGTACTGCTTGACTCAGGTTTTGGTGCCAGTTTGAACATTGACATGTTAATGTGCAGTTGTGTGTGCTAACTGAAAGCAAGCAGATGTTTTTcctcaaaaagaaaagttaattcTGTTGGGAGAGCATTCAGTCAGGGTAAAGATTTATTCCTGTGATCTCTTATAAAGGATATGTTTTGAGCAATTAATCCTCTTGAAATTTAGGTAACATACCAGTAATAATAAGAAAACCTCATGTTTATGGTGTTGTAAATATAAACTTTTCCTGTTCTCTGTTTTAGGGACGTAGATGTGTTTTGAAAGACTGCTGCAAAATCTTAGACAACACAGTACTCCCTCCTGAAACCGTTGTTCCACCTTTCACTGTCTTCTCAGGCTGCCCAGGTATGGTCCCTCTTATCTTCCCTTGCACAAAAGTGCAGATAACATGGATGTTCttattttaaatgggatttctATAACAAAGGTGCCCATTAGCATTTAGTGCCTAAAAATAAAGTTAGTGGGTACTTGCTGCAGTGAGAAGTAGCACTTTTAACTTGTGAAACTCCCTGTTTCAGTGCGTGGTACACAGGTGGTACACGATGACTGATGGCCATGCTGTTCTTCTTCCAGGACTCTTCTCGGGGGAGCTCCCGGAATGCACCCAGGAGCTCATGATTGACGTTACCAAGAGCTATTACCAGAAGTTCTTGCCACTCACTCAGGTCTAGTAGCCCATTTGCCGTGTCCCAGGCACACAGGAGCGTTCTGGGGGTCGcagagggctgctgctgcccagcgaGGCCGGAGCCCCGAGCCCCTCTGTGCCTG from Haemorhous mexicanus isolate bHaeMex1 chromosome 17, bHaeMex1.pri, whole genome shotgun sequence encodes the following:
- the DCTN5 gene encoding dynactin subunit 5, giving the protein MELSEMLYNKSEYIETASGNKVSRQSVLCGSQNIVLNGKTIVMNDCIIRGDLANVRVGRHCVVKSRSVIRPPFKKFSKGVAFFPLHIGDHVFIEEDCVVNAAQIGSYVHIGKNCVIGRRCVLKDCCKILDNTVLPPETVVPPFTVFSGCPGLFSGELPECTQELMIDVTKSYYQKFLPLTQVASGRA